The DNA segment GAAGAAAATGCGCGCCATTTCGTCCGGCAGGCGCACGCAGCCGTGAGAATCCGGAAAGCCCGGCAGATAGCCGGCGTGAAGACCCGAGCCACCCGAGAAGCGCATAAAATACGGCATCGGCGCGCCCTTGAAGTGCGTGCCGGCCGGGGCGCGGTCCGACGTGACGTCCACATTCTGCACGACGATGATGCCGGCATCGTCGACGAAGGCCCCGTAGAGATTCGAACGGTGGTCCTTGTCCTTCTGCGTCACGGAGAAGCTGCCTCGCGGCGTGGGGTGCTGCGCGTTGCCGCTGGAAATCGGTGTCTCGCCGACGAGCTTGCCGCCCTTGTAGAAAAAGGCCTTCTGCTGGCCGAGATCGACCGTGATGGAGGGCGATCCGCTGACTCCATCGCCGTGCCAGTAGGCTGCCGCCTCGGCTGCGCGGGCCTTGGGCCGGGCGGAAGCAACCGAGACGATCTCGCCGTTGGCCCCGAGAAACTGCGTATCCTCGCTGTAGGTCCGCATGGCGGTGCGCCGCGAACCGGTGGAGCCCGTCGTCGCGCAGGCTGCCAGCAAGACGCCAAGCGCCGCGAGCGCTGCGAACCGGGGGGCCGACAGCGCGTTCATCGCACGACGGTGACGGGAGTCCCTTTCTGAACGTTCTCGAAATAAATCTTGGCCATGTGCTCAGGCATGCGGATGCAGCCGTGGGAGTCCGGCACGCCCGGAAGGAAGCCCTGGTGCATGCCCACCGCGGGAGCGAAATGCATGAAATAAGGCATCTTCGCGCCTTCGAAATGAGCGCCCGGGGGGACCGGATCTTTCTTCACGTCCACGTTCGCCTGCACGACCTTGCCCTGCGCATCGACATAGTCACCGTAGAGATTCGAGGCGTGATCGAGGTCCTTGTCGATGATCTTGAAGTTCCCCACCGGGGAATCATGCCCCTCGCGGCCGCTGGAGATCGCCGAAACGCCGACGAGCTTGCCGCCCTTGTAGAATGACGCAGTCTGCTGGCTCAGGCTGATGACGACTGCCGGCGCGCCGGGCACGCCGTCGCCATCCCAGTAGGAATTCGCCTCCGCCAGCGTCGATGCCTTCCCGCGACTGATGCTGTCCTGACCGGCCCCCAGATACATGGTCTTCGTGCTGGTCAGGCGAGTGTCGTAGTTGGCGCAACCGGTGCTCCCCAGCACTACGGCGGCCGCCAACGCGAGAAGGAACAGGGATTTTTTCATGCCTTGCGGAACCGGCACGTAATAGAGGATTCGGCCGCCGCGTCAAGTCCGCCTACGTTCGCCATCTTCAGCAAGGACCGGTTGCGGACGGCAGGAAGGATTTGCTACGTTCCGCGCGACTTACCATGCCGACCTACGAATACGAGTGCTCCAAGTGCCGCAAGACCTTCGAATTGTTCCAGTCGATGAAGGACGACGCACTCAAGACCTGCCCGAAGGAACAGTGCCGCATGAAGGCGTGGGGCAAGGGGCCGGTCAAGCGCCTGCTGGGCACCGGCGCGGGCCTGATTTTCAAGGGATCCGGGTTTTACATCACCGACTACCGCAGCGAGGGTTACAAGGTCGCCGCGAAGAAGGACTCCACTACCTCGACTCCGAAGACAGAGTCGAAACCGGCCGCCGAAAAGCCCGCCGCGAAATCGAAGAAGAAAGCCGATGGCTGACACGCCCGTTCCCCCCACGCCATCCCTCTCGCGGTGCCCCGTCTGCGGATTCGAGAATCCGCCGGCCGTCCTGTATTGCCAGGATTGCGGGGCGAAGCTGACGATCGCCCCTCCCAGCTACCTGCAGCCTCCGCCTCCCGTGCCCACGCCAGCGACCACGGCGGAAGCCGCCCCCCTTTCCTCGTCGAAAACGTCCCCCCCGAAGACGAAGCCGCCTCGCATCCTGAGCATGAACCGGGAGCGGCCGAATTTTGCCTTCGCCTTTTCCCTGCTCCGCCTGGCCATTTACGCCGCGCTCATCGCACTGACGGTTCTCATCATCCGCGCCCCGGCGAACCTGCCTCCGGCCGAGGCGCCGATGGATGCCACCACCGTTGGCGAGATCCGCTCCGGCCTGGAAAAAGTCTCCCAGAACGGCAGCACCGCCAGCGCCCCGTGGTCGCGCGTGAATGCCTATCTCGCCACGGTGCTCGTTCCCACCAGCGCAGGCGCCACGAAATTCGTGCGGGCCGTCTTGATGCCGAAGCCCGGCGGCTTTGCCCTTACCACCGAGAAGCGCGTGCTCGGCGTGCCGATCTACTCGACGGTGATCTACAAGCTCGTCGTGCGCGCCGGTCATCTCGATCTGCAGGCCACCGGCGCCGCGCTGGGACGCCTGCCCCTCCCGGCTGAAGCCGCTCCGATCGTCCAGCGAATCGGCGGCGACCTCACTGGCGCCCTTGCGCTCGAAACGAGCTTCCTGAAAAGCGCCCGCATGGTGCGCCTCTCCCCCGACGCCGTCGCCATCGATTTCGGCCGGCCCCGCCCATGATCGCGCGGGTTTTGATTGCCCTGCTGCTCCTCGCGGGCATTCGCGCGGAGGCCGCGATCGAGCTGGCCAGGCGTTCCACCAGCTCCTCCGGGCAGTTCATCGTTTACACGAACGACCCGAACATCCGTTCGGAGGTCGCCATCCGGGCCGAGGATCTCAAGACCGCCTTCCTCGAGGCGCTTCACGCCAAGGACGTCTGGAAAACCCCCATCATTCTGAACATCGGCGTCCCGCCGCCCACGATGAAGCGTCCGCCGCGCACCCTGCTCGGCGTTTACGAGGGCGACAACGGCCAGAGCAAGATCCAGATCGACGTCTTCGACACCGGCGTCCTCAAGGAACCCGAGTTCGACACCCAGATCCTCGGCGCCATCCTCATCGAATGCGCCTATCGCAGCACCGCCCTCAAGGCCGGCCGCTCCTTCGAGCGCCCGCCCGCCTGGCTGCAGCAGGGCCTCGCCGAGCGCATTCGCTCCCTCCAGGAAGGCTCGAAAACCAGTCTCTACGCCAGCCTGCTTGCGACCGGCGAGCCGCCCCGGCTCGCCGATTTCCTCGACACGCCGTTCGATCGGCTCGACTCCACCTCCAAGGCAATCTACCGGGCCCAGGCCAGCGCGCTCGTGGAAGCCGTCTTCGCCCTGCCCGACGGCCGCAAGGGACTGTGCGACTACCTCTCCGTGCCCCACCGCACGCCGTCGCAACTTTCCGAGCTCGTCGCCGCCCTCCCCAGCCTTGGCGGGAATGCCGAGGCCCTCGGCCGCAAATGGGTGCTCGCCATCGCCCGCGCCTCCGCCGCAAATCGCGTGAACCTGCTCGGCGAACGCGACACCGCAAAGCAGCTCGACGACATTCTTCTCGTGAAGGCTCTTCCCGACCCCAGGCATCCGGAGGTCGCCTCCATGTCGGGCCCCTACGCCATTCCGACCATCGCCCGCAGTCAGAATGGCCGCTTCATCCTCTCGCAGACCGAGAGCTCCCTGCTCCAGCTCTCCCTGCGCGCCCACCCGCTCTACAAATCCCTCGTCGACGAATACCTCAGCATCACCCGCGACCTCATCGCGAAGCCCAAGCGCAGGCTGGAAAAACGCATCGCCACCGCCGAGGAGATGCGCGCCGGCCTCGCCCGCCGCACGTCGGAATCCCGCGATTACCTCGACTGGGTCGAGACCACCAAGATCAAGACCGAGAGCCCCGAGTTGAACACCACCATTCAGGACATCGACGAGATCGAGGAGCCCCCGGCGCGCAACGACGCCATCTCGAACTACCTCGATACCC comes from the Chthoniobacterales bacterium genome and includes:
- a CDS encoding L,D-transpeptidase family protein, whose translation is MNALSAPRFAALAALGVLLAACATTGSTGSRRTAMRTYSEDTQFLGANGEIVSVASARPKARAAEAAAYWHGDGVSGSPSITVDLGQQKAFFYKGGKLVGETPISSGNAQHPTPRGSFSVTQKDKDHRSNLYGAFVDDAGIIVVQNVDVTSDRAPAGTHFKGAPMPYFMRFSGGSGLHAGYLPGFPDSHGCVRLPDEMARIFFENASHGTPVRVVN
- a CDS encoding L,D-transpeptidase family protein — translated: MKKSLFLLALAAAVVLGSTGCANYDTRLTSTKTMYLGAGQDSISRGKASTLAEANSYWDGDGVPGAPAVVISLSQQTASFYKGGKLVGVSAISSGREGHDSPVGNFKIIDKDLDHASNLYGDYVDAQGKVVQANVDVKKDPVPPGAHFEGAKMPYFMHFAPAVGMHQGFLPGVPDSHGCIRMPEHMAKIYFENVQKGTPVTVVR
- a CDS encoding FmdB family zinc ribbon protein; protein product: MPTYEYECSKCRKTFELFQSMKDDALKTCPKEQCRMKAWGKGPVKRLLGTGAGLIFKGSGFYITDYRSEGYKVAAKKDSTTSTPKTESKPAAEKPAAKSKKKADG
- a CDS encoding zinc ribbon domain-containing protein; this translates as MADTPVPPTPSLSRCPVCGFENPPAVLYCQDCGAKLTIAPPSYLQPPPPVPTPATTAEAAPLSSSKTSPPKTKPPRILSMNRERPNFAFAFSLLRLAIYAALIALTVLIIRAPANLPPAEAPMDATTVGEIRSGLEKVSQNGSTASAPWSRVNAYLATVLVPTSAGATKFVRAVLMPKPGGFALTTEKRVLGVPIYSTVIYKLVVRAGHLDLQATGAALGRLPLPAEAAPIVQRIGGDLTGALALETSFLKSARMVRLSPDAVAIDFGRPRP